From Verrucomicrobiota bacterium JB022, one genomic window encodes:
- a CDS encoding glycoside hydrolase family 127 protein → MYKAFSLLALCSVGSLVSAAGGPLVDTSNSPHTTQYMVDIDDVHWNGGFWGERFEVLQDSMIPYMWDLFQDDYESHAWSNYLLAAGLGNGRDGHFHGPPFNDGDFLKWFESVAQVYAVTKDPELDKLMDEIIEVVGKAQREDGYLHTKVIIPQRQGVAGAHEFEDREHFETYNMGHLITAGIIHYRATGKRTMLDLGIKAADYIEGLADNVPEELALNAICPSHYMGVMELYRVTGEERYLRLGEKMIDIRNLVPEDVGSDHNQDAQPFREQTEAVGHAVRANYLYAGVADVVAENGDDTLMQPLDLIADNVANQKLYITGMTGALYDGASPNGSSQHSQIKLVHQAYGMNYELPNTTAYNETCATIGYNLWNWRMLTLTGDASYADLYERTLYNGVMPGISLEGTHFFYVNALRKSQDFPVDMRWSRERTPNIKSSFCCPPNVLRTIAETHNYFYGLSDDTLWVHLYGANTLDTEWKNGDRIKLRQETDYPWAGAVKLVIEEAPAKETTLKLRIPEWSKAKTNRLLVNGKAVKADLEPGTYYDLEREFQAGDEVLLDIGFEVTLYEAHPHVEDSRNQVAVQYGPLVYCVESNDLPEGVDIDRIAVDPKATSKAKFGEMHIVNTTVKTITIPALQLPDEEWDLQTLYRPVSTAKPKTFNLTLIPYYAWDNRGDTEMTVWIPRR, encoded by the coding sequence ATGTATAAAGCGTTCTCCCTCTTAGCCCTTTGCAGTGTCGGCAGCCTCGTTTCGGCCGCCGGCGGACCTTTGGTAGATACCTCCAATTCCCCGCACACCACCCAATACATGGTCGACATCGACGATGTGCATTGGAACGGAGGCTTCTGGGGGGAGCGCTTTGAAGTGCTCCAAGATTCGATGATCCCCTACATGTGGGATCTCTTCCAGGACGACTACGAAAGCCACGCCTGGTCCAACTATCTCCTCGCCGCCGGTCTCGGCAATGGTCGCGACGGCCACTTCCACGGCCCCCCCTTCAACGACGGCGACTTCCTCAAGTGGTTCGAATCCGTCGCTCAGGTCTACGCGGTGACGAAGGACCCGGAGCTGGACAAGCTGATGGACGAGATCATCGAAGTAGTCGGCAAGGCCCAGCGTGAAGACGGCTACCTGCACACGAAGGTGATCATCCCGCAGCGCCAGGGCGTCGCCGGAGCTCATGAATTCGAGGACCGCGAGCACTTCGAGACCTACAACATGGGTCACTTGATCACTGCGGGCATCATCCACTACCGCGCTACCGGCAAGCGCACGATGCTCGATCTGGGCATCAAGGCGGCCGACTACATCGAAGGCCTCGCCGACAACGTGCCCGAAGAGCTGGCCCTCAACGCCATCTGCCCCTCGCACTACATGGGCGTGATGGAGCTCTACCGCGTGACGGGTGAGGAGCGCTACCTGCGCCTGGGCGAGAAGATGATCGACATCCGCAACCTCGTGCCCGAGGACGTGGGCAGCGATCACAATCAGGATGCCCAGCCCTTCCGCGAGCAGACGGAGGCCGTGGGCCACGCCGTGCGCGCCAACTACCTCTACGCGGGCGTCGCCGACGTGGTGGCCGAGAATGGCGACGACACTCTGATGCAGCCGCTCGACCTCATCGCCGACAATGTAGCCAACCAGAAGCTCTACATTACCGGCATGACGGGTGCGCTCTACGACGGCGCCTCCCCCAACGGCTCTTCCCAGCACTCGCAGATCAAGCTCGTCCACCAGGCGTACGGCATGAACTACGAGCTGCCCAACACCACCGCCTACAACGAGACCTGCGCCACCATCGGCTACAACCTGTGGAACTGGCGCATGCTCACCCTTACGGGCGACGCCTCTTACGCCGATCTCTACGAGCGCACGCTCTACAATGGCGTGATGCCGGGCATCAGCCTCGAAGGCACCCATTTCTTCTACGTCAACGCGCTGCGCAAGAGCCAGGACTTCCCGGTCGACATGCGCTGGTCGCGCGAACGCACGCCCAACATCAAGTCGAGCTTCTGCTGCCCGCCCAACGTGTTGCGCACCATCGCCGAGACGCATAACTACTTCTACGGCCTCTCCGACGACACCCTGTGGGTCCACCTCTACGGCGCCAACACCCTCGATACCGAGTGGAAGAACGGCGACCGCATCAAGCTGCGCCAGGAAACGGATTATCCGTGGGCCGGCGCGGTGAAGCTGGTGATCGAAGAGGCCCCGGCCAAGGAAACGACGCTGAAGCTGCGTATCCCCGAGTGGTCGAAGGCCAAGACCAACCGCCTGCTCGTCAACGGCAAGGCCGTGAAGGCCGACCTCGAGCCTGGTACCTACTACGATCTGGAGCGCGAGTTCCAAGCCGGCGACGAGGTGCTGCTCGACATCGGTTTTGAAGTGACGCTCTACGAAGCCCACCCGCACGTCGAAGATTCCCGCAACCAGGTGGCCGTGCAATACGGCCCGCTCGTCTACTGCGTGGAGTCCAACGACTTGCCCGAGGGCGTGGACATCGACCGTATCGCGGTCGACCCGAAGGCGACATCCAAGGCCAAGTTTGGCGAGATGCACATCGTCAACACCACGGTCAAAACCATCACCATTCCCGCCCTGCAGCTGCCGGACGAAGAATGGGATCTGCAAACGCTCTATCGTCCAGTCTCGACGGCGAAGCCCAAGACGTTCAACCTCACGCTGATTCCCTACTACGCCTGGGATAATCGCGGCGACACCGAGATGACCGTCTGGATCCCCCGCCGCTAG
- the glpK gene encoding glycerol kinase GlpK produces the protein MLFLALDQSTSATKALLFDREGRVVDKVSREHTQHFPRPGWVEHDAEEIWQNTLIVLKTLLERHREHRKEIRSLSICNQRETTVVFDRASGKPLRRAIVWQCRRSVDICKAHRAAGHEETIQRKTGLLVDAYFSASKLQWLVENEPQIGAALESGQACASTIDAYLVHRLTGGEVFATDHTNASRTLLFDISTRQWDDELCGLFGVPRQSLPEVRECTAHFGETTLGGALEQPIPIVGVMGDSQASLFAQRCYEPGGAKVTFGTGSSILLNIGHEIVPAPKGVVTTLAWVHNGVPTYAFEGIIISSASTLVWLKDQLGLIHDIAECEEMATQLEDNGGVYLVPAFSGLGLPHWAPAAKAAIVGLTSQSDRRHLARAGLESIAYQIRDALDAMCNDDIQVAQLYGDGGPTANRFLMQFVADLVGVELSINTVSECSPLGAVLAGMLGQGEFDSLDAIAASPRYDIRYEPVNNGSATSEAYLGWQAAVQQLLNSPSSS, from the coding sequence ATGTTATTCCTCGCCCTCGATCAGAGTACCTCGGCGACGAAAGCCCTCCTGTTTGACCGGGAGGGCCGCGTCGTAGATAAAGTTTCGCGCGAGCACACGCAGCACTTCCCCCGGCCCGGCTGGGTGGAGCACGATGCCGAGGAGATCTGGCAGAATACGCTGATCGTGCTCAAGACGCTGCTGGAGCGCCACCGCGAACACCGCAAGGAGATCCGCAGCCTCAGCATCTGCAACCAGCGCGAGACGACGGTCGTGTTCGACCGGGCATCGGGCAAGCCTCTGCGCCGCGCCATCGTGTGGCAGTGCCGCCGCAGCGTCGACATCTGCAAGGCACACCGCGCGGCAGGCCATGAGGAAACCATCCAGCGCAAGACGGGCCTGCTCGTCGACGCCTACTTCTCGGCCTCCAAGCTGCAGTGGCTGGTCGAAAACGAGCCGCAGATCGGCGCCGCGCTCGAATCGGGTCAGGCCTGCGCCAGCACGATCGACGCCTACCTCGTCCACCGCCTGACGGGCGGCGAGGTCTTCGCGACCGACCACACCAACGCCTCCCGCACCCTGCTTTTCGACATCTCCACCCGCCAGTGGGACGACGAGCTGTGCGGCCTCTTCGGTGTGCCCCGCCAGTCGCTGCCGGAAGTGCGCGAGTGCACGGCCCATTTTGGCGAAACGACCCTCGGCGGCGCGCTGGAGCAGCCGATCCCGATCGTGGGTGTAATGGGCGACTCGCAGGCCTCCCTTTTTGCTCAGCGTTGCTACGAGCCCGGCGGTGCCAAGGTCACCTTCGGCACGGGCTCTTCCATCCTGCTCAACATCGGCCACGAGATCGTCCCGGCCCCCAAGGGCGTCGTCACCACGCTCGCCTGGGTGCACAACGGCGTGCCTACCTACGCCTTCGAAGGCATCATCATCAGCTCCGCTTCCACGCTGGTGTGGCTGAAGGACCAGTTGGGGCTGATCCACGATATCGCCGAGTGCGAAGAAATGGCGACGCAACTGGAAGACAATGGCGGGGTTTACCTGGTCCCCGCGTTCTCCGGTCTCGGTTTGCCGCACTGGGCTCCCGCCGCCAAGGCAGCGATCGTCGGCCTCACCAGCCAGAGCGACCGCCGCCACCTGGCCCGGGCGGGCCTCGAATCCATTGCCTACCAGATCCGGGATGCGCTCGATGCCATGTGCAACGACGACATCCAGGTCGCCCAGCTCTACGGGGATGGCGGCCCGACTGCGAATCGCTTCCTCATGCAATTTGTGGCCGACCTCGTCGGCGTCGAACTGAGCATCAACACCGTGTCGGAGTGCTCGCCCCTCGGGGCCGTGCTCGCCGGCATGCTGGGCCAAGGCGAATTCGACTCCCTGGACGCGATCGCCGCCTCCCCGCGCTACGATATCCGTTATGAACCCGTCAACAATGGCAGTGCCACTTCCGAGGCCTACCTCGGCTGGCAAGCCGCCGTACAGCAACTTCTCAACTCCCCTTCTTCCTCCTAA
- a CDS encoding transketolase C-terminal domain-containing protein — protein MYSPAAKAVAEKLGLKKGRANLEVFADVMLELGKADRSIIAVTSDSRGSGKLKPFGDALPKQIVEIGIAEQNLVGVAAGLASGDKNVFAVSPACFLTARSLEQIKNDICYSDHPVTVVGISAGVSYGALGTTHHSLHDFAVLRAINNITIVAPGDNYEAAEAVKAAAAHNKPVYLRFGKAALYDLPATDKPFKLGEARVLREGSDLAFLATGEATIHALLAAAYLEENGGYKCRVVSLPSVKPLDTEAVLAAAGDCGRVVTVEEHMVNGGLGEACASVIAQSGLPCKFRIVGIPDEYTVTGSQSDIFRHYGISMEGLSDVAREILG, from the coding sequence ATGTACAGCCCGGCGGCCAAGGCCGTCGCGGAAAAGCTGGGCCTGAAAAAGGGCCGCGCCAACCTCGAAGTTTTCGCCGACGTGATGCTCGAGCTGGGCAAGGCCGATCGCTCGATCATCGCGGTGACGAGCGACTCGCGCGGCTCGGGCAAGCTGAAGCCCTTTGGCGACGCCCTGCCCAAGCAGATCGTCGAAATCGGCATCGCCGAGCAGAACCTCGTGGGCGTCGCCGCCGGCCTCGCCTCGGGTGACAAGAACGTGTTCGCCGTGTCCCCCGCCTGCTTCCTCACCGCCCGTTCGCTGGAGCAGATCAAGAACGACATCTGCTACTCCGACCACCCGGTGACGGTCGTGGGCATCAGCGCCGGCGTCAGCTACGGCGCGCTCGGCACCACGCACCACTCGCTGCACGACTTTGCCGTGCTGCGCGCGATCAACAACATCACGATCGTGGCCCCGGGCGACAACTACGAGGCCGCCGAAGCCGTCAAGGCCGCCGCCGCGCACAACAAGCCCGTCTACCTCCGCTTCGGCAAGGCCGCGCTTTACGACCTGCCCGCGACGGACAAGCCCTTCAAGCTCGGCGAAGCCCGCGTGCTCCGCGAAGGCAGCGACCTGGCCTTCCTCGCCACCGGCGAAGCGACGATCCACGCGCTGCTCGCCGCCGCCTACCTCGAGGAAAACGGCGGTTACAAGTGCCGCGTCGTCAGCCTCCCCTCGGTCAAGCCGCTCGATACGGAAGCCGTGCTGGCAGCAGCCGGCGACTGCGGTCGCGTGGTGACGGTGGAAGAGCACATGGTCAACGGCGGCCTGGGCGAAGCCTGTGCCTCGGTGATCGCGCAATCGGGCTTGCCCTGCAAGTTCCGCATCGTCGGCATCCCCGACGAGTATACGGTGACGGGCAGCCAGTCCGACATCTTCCGCCATTACGGGATTTCGATGGAGGGCCTCAGCGATGTGGCCCGCGAAATCCTCGGTTAG
- a CDS encoding transketolase, with protein sequence MPTQALTDQDLARKSLQYRRDVLRWISHAGAGHTGGSLSCLDILNVLYNRILNVSPETFKDPMRDRYIQSKGHSVEALFVVLADKGFYKAEELEQLCCYNSHFVGHPTRKIPGVEQNTGALGHGLPIAVGNAIAAKLDDAPYRVFTLMGDGELAEGSNWEAALAGAHYGLDNLTAIIDCNHLQITGPTSAVMNNEPLVDKWEAFGWAVRRIDGHDYAALTDALKGPLEPGKPNMIIADTIKGKGISFMENAGQWHHKVPTADELSRAYAEIDAALAQLEVVSA encoded by the coding sequence ATGCCAACCCAAGCGCTCACTGACCAAGACCTCGCCCGGAAGTCGCTGCAATATCGCCGCGACGTCCTGCGTTGGATCTCGCATGCCGGCGCCGGCCACACCGGCGGCAGCCTCTCGTGCCTGGATATCCTCAACGTCCTCTACAACCGGATCCTCAACGTCTCCCCCGAGACCTTCAAGGACCCGATGCGGGACCGCTATATCCAGAGCAAGGGCCACTCCGTGGAGGCACTCTTCGTCGTATTGGCGGACAAGGGCTTCTACAAGGCAGAGGAGCTCGAACAGCTCTGCTGCTACAACTCGCACTTCGTCGGCCACCCCACCCGCAAGATCCCGGGCGTGGAGCAAAACACGGGCGCCCTGGGCCACGGCCTGCCGATCGCGGTCGGCAACGCCATCGCCGCCAAGCTCGACGATGCGCCCTACCGCGTCTTTACGCTGATGGGCGACGGCGAGCTGGCCGAAGGCTCGAACTGGGAAGCCGCCCTCGCGGGTGCCCACTACGGCCTCGACAACCTCACCGCCATCATCGACTGCAACCACCTGCAGATCACCGGCCCCACCAGCGCCGTGATGAACAACGAGCCGCTGGTCGACAAGTGGGAAGCCTTCGGCTGGGCCGTGCGCCGCATCGACGGCCACGACTACGCCGCCCTCACCGACGCCCTCAAGGGGCCGCTCGAACCGGGCAAGCCCAACATGATCATTGCCGACACCATCAAGGGTAAGGGTATCAGCTTTATGGAAAACGCCGGACAGTGGCACCACAAGGTGCCGACCGCTGACGAATTGAGCCGCGCCTACGCCGAAATCGACGCAGCCCTCGCCCAACTGGAGGTGGTTTCCGCATGA
- a CDS encoding L-fucose/L-arabinose isomerase family protein: protein MKNTPFALGVIFGNRDFFPDRLVPEAREDVSKLLAEMGIEAVMLDESTTKLGGVETHADARACAELFRANRDKIGGVLVCLPNFGDEKGVADTLKLAGLNVPVLIQGYPDDLNRLDVIRRRDAFCGKISVCNNLRQAGIPYSLTTQHVVHPTSPIFRADLERFLGVCRVVRGMKGVRIGAVGARPGAFNTVRYSEKILERNGISVTTVDLSEILGSAQKIGEQDQRLLAKIAEMNAYADTTSVPSPKMVQMARLGVVLDEFVTANALDATAIQCWTSVQQNHGCNVCTSMSMMSENFLPSACEVDVTGVLTMYAMQLASNSPSALVDWNNNYGDDLDKCVLFHCGNWAKSFLDKAKVSTAPILGTTVGEENTYGALDGRTPAAPLTYGRITTDDINGTIRAYVGQGQLTNDELKTFGNRAVAQVPQLQRLMRYICEEGFEHHVVMNASHTAGILEEAFAKYLGWGVYHHASEA from the coding sequence ATGAAAAACACCCCGTTTGCCCTTGGTGTCATTTTTGGCAACCGCGACTTCTTTCCGGATCGGCTGGTCCCCGAAGCCCGCGAAGACGTCAGTAAGCTGTTGGCCGAAATGGGCATCGAAGCGGTCATGCTCGATGAATCGACCACGAAGCTCGGCGGCGTAGAGACGCATGCCGACGCGCGCGCCTGCGCCGAACTCTTCCGCGCCAATCGCGACAAGATCGGTGGCGTGCTCGTGTGCCTGCCCAACTTTGGCGACGAAAAGGGCGTGGCCGACACGCTCAAGCTGGCCGGCCTCAACGTGCCCGTGCTCATCCAGGGCTACCCGGACGACCTGAACCGCCTCGACGTGATCCGCCGCCGCGACGCCTTCTGCGGCAAGATCTCCGTCTGCAACAACCTGCGCCAGGCCGGTATCCCCTACTCGCTCACCACGCAGCACGTCGTCCACCCCACCTCCCCCATTTTCCGCGCCGACCTCGAGCGCTTCCTGGGCGTCTGCCGCGTGGTGCGCGGCATGAAGGGCGTCCGCATCGGTGCCGTGGGTGCCCGCCCGGGCGCTTTCAACACCGTGCGCTACAGCGAGAAGATCCTCGAGCGCAACGGCATCTCCGTCACCACGGTCGACCTCTCCGAAATCCTCGGCAGCGCCCAGAAGATCGGTGAACAGGACCAGCGCCTCCTCGCCAAGATCGCGGAGATGAACGCCTACGCCGACACCACCAGCGTGCCCAGCCCCAAGATGGTCCAGATGGCCCGCCTCGGCGTGGTGCTCGATGAATTCGTGACGGCCAACGCGCTCGACGCCACCGCCATCCAGTGCTGGACCTCCGTGCAGCAAAACCACGGCTGCAACGTGTGCACCAGCATGAGCATGATGAGCGAGAACTTCCTGCCCAGCGCCTGCGAAGTCGACGTGACCGGCGTGTTGACCATGTATGCCATGCAGCTCGCCTCCAACTCCCCCAGCGCACTGGTGGACTGGAACAACAACTACGGCGACGACCTCGACAAGTGCGTGCTCTTCCACTGCGGCAACTGGGCCAAGTCGTTCCTCGACAAGGCCAAGGTTTCGACCGCGCCGATCCTCGGCACCACGGTGGGCGAAGAGAACACCTATGGCGCGCTCGACGGCCGCACCCCGGCAGCCCCGCTGACCTACGGCCGCATCACGACCGACGACATCAACGGCACCATCCGCGCCTACGTCGGCCAGGGCCAGTTGACCAATGACGAGCTGAAGACCTTCGGCAACCGTGCGGTCGCCCAGGTGCCGCAGCTCCAGCGCCTGATGCGCTACATCTGCGAAGAAGGATTTGAACACCATGTGGTGATGAACGCCTCCCATACGGCCGGCATCCTCGAGGAAGCCTTCGCCAAGTATCTCGGCTGGGGCGTCTACCACCACGCATCGGAAGCCTAA
- a CDS encoding helix-turn-helix domain-containing protein, producing MFHFDPSRPDFAPYGFTCVRWVPSLMKRPDHHNEIELNLLWEGSVTYLLGAGKVQVEAGQLSLFWAAIPHQIIDFSENAGYFVVTIPFAWFLQFRLPERIVQPLLRGEMVQELDPARRELDLRLVEQWERDLGLPGTEPQQVALAEMEARLRRLALTHPTDSAPDRATNLAEGGLNKAEQMALFIARRYTEPLTVEAIAGAVELHPNYAMGLFRTAFGTTLMDYLLHHRVSHAQRLLATTDRKIVDLALESGFSSLSRFNDAFRKTCGVTPREYRRQHAVKV from the coding sequence GTGTTTCATTTTGATCCCAGCCGCCCCGACTTCGCGCCCTACGGATTCACCTGCGTCCGTTGGGTGCCCTCGCTGATGAAGCGGCCCGACCACCACAACGAGATCGAGCTGAACCTGCTGTGGGAAGGCTCCGTCACCTACCTGCTGGGCGCAGGCAAGGTGCAGGTCGAGGCCGGGCAGCTCAGCCTCTTCTGGGCCGCTATCCCGCACCAGATCATCGATTTCAGCGAAAACGCCGGCTATTTCGTCGTCACGATCCCCTTTGCGTGGTTCCTGCAATTTCGCCTGCCCGAGCGCATCGTCCAGCCCCTCTTGCGCGGCGAGATGGTGCAGGAGCTCGACCCCGCTCGCCGCGAGCTGGACCTGCGCCTCGTGGAGCAGTGGGAGCGCGATCTGGGCCTGCCCGGCACGGAGCCCCAGCAAGTGGCCCTCGCCGAGATGGAGGCCCGCCTGCGCCGCCTCGCGCTGACCCACCCGACCGATTCTGCACCCGATCGTGCGACCAATCTGGCCGAGGGCGGGTTGAACAAGGCGGAGCAAATGGCCCTCTTCATCGCCCGCCGCTACACCGAGCCGCTGACCGTCGAGGCAATCGCCGGCGCGGTGGAGCTGCACCCGAACTACGCCATGGGCCTCTTTCGCACCGCTTTCGGCACCACCCTGATGGATTATTTGTTGCACCACCGCGTTTCGCATGCGCAGCGTTTATTGGCCACCACCGACCGCAAGATCGTCGACCTCGCGCTCGAGTCCGGCTTCAGCTCCCTCAGCCGCTTCAACGACGCCTTCCGCAAGACCTGCGGCGTGACGCCCCGCGAATACCGCCGACAGCACGCCGTGAAGGTTTAA
- a CDS encoding right-handed parallel beta-helix repeat-containing protein has protein sequence MTTSPTRFFSLAALLGCLVTPLAAQPHEIWVSPDGDDAQAGTQDAPLATIERAQRQARDLRRLKDPAIAEGIRIVIRGGTYRLDQPMLVRWEDSGTAESPTVFAAAEGERPVISGGVSLEGWQQQANSPLWVADAPLVGDRPLQFRNLWINGERGQRAREADGEDLHRVLAWDKENEVGVIEASAVEGLGEPAGLEFVIHQMWAIAILRVKSIEIDGDEARLQFHQPEHQVQFEHPWPPVVINEEYGNSAYYLANRLEFVDEPGEWYQDPKSGKVYYYPRAGETPAKAEVIAPVLETLVEVAGAPGWPVEHVEFEGLQFSHTTWMRPSEFGYVPLQAGFYMYEAYKLKQPGTEDKAGLENQAWVGRKPGAVELRYTQGTAFRGCFFEHLASSGLDYVIGAKHDTVEGNVFRDIGGNGFVVGPFQEEGVETHIPYNRAPEVDHCVGTRFVNNLVNDVAHDDWGCVGVAAGYVSEIEIAHNEISDVAYSGISLGWGWTRTETVMRDNRVQNNHIHHFGKAMYDTGGIYTLSNQPNTVISGNAVHTIYRPPFVHDPYHWSYIYLDEGSANITIENNWAEGIKFSTNANGPGNVWRNNGPDVSDEVRENAGLQGEYRSLLQFATVK, from the coding sequence ATGACGACATCCCCGACACGCTTCTTCTCGCTCGCCGCGCTCTTGGGCTGCCTGGTGACGCCGCTCGCGGCCCAACCCCACGAAATCTGGGTCTCGCCCGATGGTGACGACGCCCAAGCTGGCACTCAAGACGCCCCGTTGGCCACGATAGAACGCGCTCAGCGGCAGGCCCGCGACCTGCGCCGCCTGAAGGATCCGGCCATCGCCGAAGGCATCCGCATCGTCATCCGTGGCGGCACCTACCGGCTCGACCAGCCCATGCTCGTGCGTTGGGAAGACTCCGGCACCGCCGAGAGCCCCACCGTGTTCGCGGCGGCCGAGGGCGAGCGCCCGGTTATTTCCGGCGGTGTGTCGCTCGAAGGCTGGCAGCAGCAGGCCAATTCGCCCCTGTGGGTGGCTGATGCGCCGCTCGTGGGCGACCGTCCGCTCCAGTTCCGCAACCTCTGGATCAACGGCGAGCGCGGCCAGCGTGCCCGCGAGGCCGATGGCGAAGACCTGCACCGCGTGCTCGCCTGGGACAAGGAGAACGAGGTGGGCGTGATCGAGGCCAGCGCCGTCGAAGGCCTCGGCGAACCGGCCGGGCTCGAATTTGTGATCCACCAGATGTGGGCCATCGCGATCCTGCGCGTGAAGTCCATCGAGATCGACGGCGACGAGGCGCGCCTGCAGTTTCACCAGCCCGAGCATCAAGTGCAGTTCGAGCACCCCTGGCCGCCGGTGGTGATCAACGAAGAATACGGTAACTCCGCCTACTACCTCGCCAACCGTCTCGAGTTCGTCGACGAGCCCGGCGAGTGGTATCAAGATCCGAAGAGCGGGAAGGTCTACTACTACCCGCGCGCGGGTGAGACGCCGGCCAAAGCCGAGGTGATCGCGCCGGTGCTGGAAACGCTGGTCGAGGTGGCCGGTGCGCCGGGTTGGCCGGTCGAGCACGTGGAGTTCGAAGGCCTGCAATTTTCGCACACCACCTGGATGCGCCCTTCGGAGTTTGGCTACGTGCCCCTGCAGGCCGGCTTCTATATGTATGAGGCCTACAAGCTCAAGCAGCCCGGCACGGAAGACAAGGCGGGTCTTGAGAATCAGGCCTGGGTGGGCCGCAAGCCGGGTGCCGTCGAGCTGCGTTACACCCAAGGCACGGCCTTCCGTGGCTGCTTCTTTGAACACCTCGCCTCCAGCGGCCTCGATTACGTGATCGGTGCCAAGCACGACACGGTGGAGGGCAACGTCTTCCGCGACATCGGCGGCAACGGCTTTGTCGTCGGCCCCTTCCAGGAAGAAGGCGTCGAGACCCACATCCCCTACAACCGCGCTCCGGAAGTCGACCACTGCGTCGGCACCCGCTTCGTCAACAACCTCGTCAACGACGTGGCGCACGACGACTGGGGCTGCGTGGGCGTTGCGGCCGGCTACGTGAGCGAAATCGAGATCGCGCACAACGAGATTTCCGATGTGGCCTACTCCGGGATCAGCCTCGGCTGGGGCTGGACGCGCACCGAGACGGTGATGCGCGACAACCGCGTGCAAAACAACCACATCCACCACTTCGGCAAGGCCATGTACGACACGGGTGGCATCTATACGCTCTCCAACCAGCCCAACACCGTGATCAGCGGCAACGCAGTCCACACCATCTACCGCCCGCCCTTCGTGCACGACCCCTACCACTGGTCCTACATCTACCTCGACGAGGGCTCCGCCAACATTACGATCGAGAACAACTGGGCCGAGGGGATCAAGTTTTCCACCAATGCCAACGGGCCCGGCAATGTCTGGCGCAACAACGGGCCCGACGTCAGTGACGAAGTGCGCGAAAACGCGGGCCTGCAGGGTGAATACCGTTCGTTGCTGCAGTTTGCGACCGTGAAATAG